A DNA window from Falco peregrinus isolate bFalPer1 chromosome 8, bFalPer1.pri, whole genome shotgun sequence contains the following coding sequences:
- the BRD8 gene encoding bromodomain-containing protein 8 isoform X6 produces the protein MAAGTGKHKLLSAGPTEPWSIREKLCLASSVMRSGDQNWVSVSRAIKPFAEPGRPPDWFSQKHCASQYSELLETTETPKRKRGEKGEVVETVEDVIVRKLTAERVEELKKIIKETQEKYRQLKKDVELIQAGHMDNRLEELCNEIMIKKKMEEEEAEVKRKATDAAYQARQAIKNPPRRLTGVMVRSPAGSTSPGGDYALGDLSQPAVDEASPGVTPGTLPSTPVASFIGIPDTPPGSAPLDAPMTPVTDDSPQKKMLGQKATPPPSPLLSELLKKGSLLPTSPRLVGENEMAVASGHMNSSGVLLEVGSVLPVLHSGEMQSAPGAVPASPAASVSQPEACVSMEAVSDSHTVTVSMDSSEISMIIDSIKKECLGSGAGSAAGSSKDHCMDGKEDLDLAEKMDIAVSYTGEELDFDTVGNIIAIIEDKVDDHPEVLDAAVVEAALSSFCEDTDDPQTLPGPWEHSIRQEHEKQAQIPQVSVTVKQERLECEEPEAKGIRDLMGIGELGSEIKTEPAEQEQNPLGPEETIPVTARVTETPELRSQEIEEDQRATVTAGETSEIEIESAKGEDTVHNTVKTETPPDDDSSPPQVPNVSEDSSQADVQHKFELSESMKEEAQALFRSQMKDGQGEEDDEDGASEAASLEEPKEEDQGEGYLSEMDNEPPVSESDDGFSVHNAPLQSHTLADSIPSSPASSQFSVCSEDQEAIQAQKIWKKAIMLVWRAAANHRYANVFLQPVTDDIAPGYHSIVQRPMDLSTIKKNIENGLIRTTAEFQRDIMLMFQNAVMYNSSDHDVYHMAVEMQRDVLEQIQQFLATQLIMQTSESGISAKSLRGRDSTRKQDASEKDSVPMGSPAFLLSLFDGGTRGRRCAIEADMKMKK, from the exons ATGGCGGCGGGGACGGGCA AGCACAAGCTGCTGAGCGCCGGCCCTACGGAGCCGTGGTCCATTCGCGAGAAGCTCTGCCTGGCCTCGTCCGTCATGCGGAGCGGAGACCAGAACTG GGTCTCAGTCAGCAGAGCTATCAAACCTTTTGCAGAGCCGGGACGCCCACCTGACTGGTTTTCCCAAAAG cACTGTGCTTCTCAGTATTCGGAGCTCCTGGAGACTACAGAGACTCCTAA GAGAAAACGTGGTGAGAAGGGAGAAGTTGTGGAAACTGTGGAAGATGTTATTGTGCGGAAACTGACTGCAGAACGAGTTGAGGAgttgaagaaaattattaaagaaacGCAGGAAAAATACAG GCAACTCAAGAAGGATGTGGAGCTGATCCAGGCTGGACACATGGATAACAGACTGGAGGAGCTGTGCAATGAGATTATGAT aaagaaaaaaatggaggaggaggaggcagaagtcAAGAGGAAGGCTACAGATGCTGCTTATCAGG ctcGTCAGGCCATTAAGAATCCACCACGACGATTAACGGGTGTGATGGTTCGCTCCCCTGCAGGCTCAACCTCCCCAGGGGGAGACTATGCTCTGGGAGATCTGTCTCAGCCTGCTGTGGATGAGGCCAGTCCAGGG gtCACTCCAGGGACATTGCCCAGCACCCCAGTTGCCTCCTTCATTGGAATCCCTGACACCcctccaggctctgctcccctgGATGCCCCCATGACCCCAGTCACTGATGATTCACCCCAGAAAAAGATGCTAGGACAAAAAGCAACTCcgcctccttcccctctgctctcagaGCTGCTGAAGAAGGGCAGTCTCCTGCCCACAAGCCCCAGGCTG GTTGGTGAAAACGAAATGGCAGTGGCTTCTGGTCACATGAACAGCTCAGGAGTCCTGCTGGAGGTAGGAAGCGTCCTTCCAGTGCTGCACAGTGGGGAAATGCAGTCGGCACCTGGTGCTGTCCCTGCATCTCCTGCTGCCTCAG TGAGCCAGCCAGAAGCCTGTGTTTCCATGGAGGCAGTGTCCGATTCCCATACTGTGACAGTGTCCATGGACAGCAGTGAAATATCCATGATCATTGATTCCATCAAGAAAGAGTGCCTGGGTTCTGGGgctggcagcgctgcagggTCTTCCAAAGATCACTGCATGGATGGGAAAGAAGACCTGGATTTGGCTGAGAAAATGGATATCGCAGTGTCCTATACGGGGGAAGAGCTGGACTTCGATACTGTTGGAAATATTATAGCCATCATTGAGGATAAG GTAGATGACCACCCTGAAGTCCTGGATGCAGCAGTTGTTGAAGCTgctctgtcttctttctgcGAAGATACTGATGACCCTCAGACCCTGCCTGGCCCATGGGAACACTCAATTCGTCAGGAGCATGAGAAACAGGCCCAGATACCCCAAGTGTCTGTGACTGTAAAGCAGGAGAGACTGGAGTGTGAAGAACCAGAGGCAAAGGGAATTCGAGACCTAATGGGCATTGGTGAGCTGGGatcagaaataaagacagaacctgcagagcaggagcagaatCCGCTGGGCCCTGAGGAAACCATACCAGTAACTGCAAGGGTGACGGAAACACCAGAGCTCAGAAGTCAAGAGATAGAAGAGGATCAAAGAGCAACTGTAACAGCAGGAGAAACTTCTGAAATCGAGATAGAATCGGCCAAGGGAGAAGACACAGTGCACAATACAGTGAAGACAGAG aCCCCACCTGATGATGATTCATCCCCTCCACAAGTCCCAAATGTGAGTGAAGACTCCTCACAGGCTGATGTTCAGCACAAATTTGAGCTGTCAG AGTCAATGAAGGAGGAGGCCCAAGCCCTGTTTAGGAGTCAGATGAAG GatgggcagggggaagaggatgaTGAGGATGGTGCCAGTGAGGCTGCCAGTTTGGAGGAACCCAAAGAAGAAGATCAGGGTGAGGGATATCTATCAGAGATGGATAACGAACCCCCCGTTAGCGAGAGCGATGATGGCTTCAGTGTCCATAATGCACCTTTACAGTCTCACACACTAGCTGACTCCAttcccagcagcccagcctcctCACAGTT ctcAGTGTGCAGTGAGGATCAGGAAGCAATACAGGCTCAGAAGATCTGGAAGAAAGCCATCATGCTAGTTTGGAGAGCAGCAGCTAATCACCG gtATGCTAATGTCTTCCTCCAGCCTGTAACTGATGATATAGCACCAGGCTACCACAGTATTGTGCAGAG GCCAATGGATTTATCTACCATCAAAAAGAACATTGAGAATGGGCTGATACGAACCACAGCTGAGTTCCAGCGTGATATTATGCTGATGTTTCAAAATGCAGTTATGTACAACAGCTCTGACCATGATGTGTACCACATGGCTGTGG
- the BRD8 gene encoding bromodomain-containing protein 8 isoform X2 has product MAAGTGKHKLLSAGPTEPWSIREKLCLASSVMRSGDQNWVSVSRAIKPFAEPGRPPDWFSQKHCASQYSELLETTETPKRKRGEKGEVVETVEDVIVRKLTAERVEELKKIIKETQEKYRQLKKDVELIQAGHMDNRLEELCNEIMIKKKMEEEEAEVKRKATDAAYQARQAIKNPPRRLTGVMVRSPAGSTSPGGDYALGDLSQPAVDEASPGVTPGTLPSTPVASFIGIPDTPPGSAPLDAPMTPVTDDSPQKKMLGQKATPPPSPLLSELLKKGSLLPTSPRLVGENEMAVASGHMNSSGVLLEVGSVLPVLHSGEMQSAPGAVPASPAASGAPTLSRLLEAGPAQFTSPLASFSAVASEPPAKLLPTPVEPVSQATIVMMPTLSAPSVVPPAAAPESVATVSQPEACVSMEAVSDSHTVTVSMDSSEISMIIDSIKKECLGSGAGSAAGSSKDHCMDGKEDLDLAEKMDIAVSYTGEELDFDTVGNIIAIIEDKVDDHPEVLDAAVVEAALSSFCEDTDDPQTLPGPWEHSIRQEHEKQAQIPQVSVTVKQERLECEEPEAKGIRDLMGIGELGSEIKTEPAEQEQNPLGPEETIPVTARVTETPELRSQEIEEDQRATVTAGETSEIEIESAKGEDTVHNTVKTETPPDDDSSPPQVPNVSEDSSQADVQHKFELSESMKEEAQALFRSQMKDGQGEEDDEDGASEAASLEEPKEEDQGEGYLSEMDNEPPVSESDDGFSVHNAPLQSHTLADSIPSSPASSQFSVCSEDQEAIQAQKIWKKAIMLVWRAAANHRYANVFLQPVTDDIAPGYHSIVQRPMDLSTIKKNIENGLIRTTAEFQRDIMLMFQNAVMYNSSDHDVYHMAVEMQRDVLEQIQQFLATQLIMQTSESGISAKSLRGRDSTRKQDASEKDSVPMGSPAFLLSLFDGGTRGRRCAIEADMKMKK; this is encoded by the exons ATGGCGGCGGGGACGGGCA AGCACAAGCTGCTGAGCGCCGGCCCTACGGAGCCGTGGTCCATTCGCGAGAAGCTCTGCCTGGCCTCGTCCGTCATGCGGAGCGGAGACCAGAACTG GGTCTCAGTCAGCAGAGCTATCAAACCTTTTGCAGAGCCGGGACGCCCACCTGACTGGTTTTCCCAAAAG cACTGTGCTTCTCAGTATTCGGAGCTCCTGGAGACTACAGAGACTCCTAA GAGAAAACGTGGTGAGAAGGGAGAAGTTGTGGAAACTGTGGAAGATGTTATTGTGCGGAAACTGACTGCAGAACGAGTTGAGGAgttgaagaaaattattaaagaaacGCAGGAAAAATACAG GCAACTCAAGAAGGATGTGGAGCTGATCCAGGCTGGACACATGGATAACAGACTGGAGGAGCTGTGCAATGAGATTATGAT aaagaaaaaaatggaggaggaggaggcagaagtcAAGAGGAAGGCTACAGATGCTGCTTATCAGG ctcGTCAGGCCATTAAGAATCCACCACGACGATTAACGGGTGTGATGGTTCGCTCCCCTGCAGGCTCAACCTCCCCAGGGGGAGACTATGCTCTGGGAGATCTGTCTCAGCCTGCTGTGGATGAGGCCAGTCCAGGG gtCACTCCAGGGACATTGCCCAGCACCCCAGTTGCCTCCTTCATTGGAATCCCTGACACCcctccaggctctgctcccctgGATGCCCCCATGACCCCAGTCACTGATGATTCACCCCAGAAAAAGATGCTAGGACAAAAAGCAACTCcgcctccttcccctctgctctcagaGCTGCTGAAGAAGGGCAGTCTCCTGCCCACAAGCCCCAGGCTG GTTGGTGAAAACGAAATGGCAGTGGCTTCTGGTCACATGAACAGCTCAGGAGTCCTGCTGGAGGTAGGAAGCGTCCTTCCAGTGCTGCACAGTGGGGAAATGCAGTCGGCACCTGGTGCTGTCCCTGCATCTCCTGCTGCCTCAG GTGCTCCTACGCTTTCCCGGCTTCTAGAAGCTGGTCCTGCACAGTTCACCTCACCTCTTGCTTCCTTCTCCGCTGTTGCCAGTGAACCTCCAGCTAAGCTCCTGCCAACCCCCGTAGAGCCTGTGTCCCAGGCAACCATTGTCATGATGCCCACGCTGTCAGCACCATCCGTtgtgccaccagctgcagctccagaaaGTGTAGCCACAG TGAGCCAGCCAGAAGCCTGTGTTTCCATGGAGGCAGTGTCCGATTCCCATACTGTGACAGTGTCCATGGACAGCAGTGAAATATCCATGATCATTGATTCCATCAAGAAAGAGTGCCTGGGTTCTGGGgctggcagcgctgcagggTCTTCCAAAGATCACTGCATGGATGGGAAAGAAGACCTGGATTTGGCTGAGAAAATGGATATCGCAGTGTCCTATACGGGGGAAGAGCTGGACTTCGATACTGTTGGAAATATTATAGCCATCATTGAGGATAAG GTAGATGACCACCCTGAAGTCCTGGATGCAGCAGTTGTTGAAGCTgctctgtcttctttctgcGAAGATACTGATGACCCTCAGACCCTGCCTGGCCCATGGGAACACTCAATTCGTCAGGAGCATGAGAAACAGGCCCAGATACCCCAAGTGTCTGTGACTGTAAAGCAGGAGAGACTGGAGTGTGAAGAACCAGAGGCAAAGGGAATTCGAGACCTAATGGGCATTGGTGAGCTGGGatcagaaataaagacagaacctgcagagcaggagcagaatCCGCTGGGCCCTGAGGAAACCATACCAGTAACTGCAAGGGTGACGGAAACACCAGAGCTCAGAAGTCAAGAGATAGAAGAGGATCAAAGAGCAACTGTAACAGCAGGAGAAACTTCTGAAATCGAGATAGAATCGGCCAAGGGAGAAGACACAGTGCACAATACAGTGAAGACAGAG aCCCCACCTGATGATGATTCATCCCCTCCACAAGTCCCAAATGTGAGTGAAGACTCCTCACAGGCTGATGTTCAGCACAAATTTGAGCTGTCAG AGTCAATGAAGGAGGAGGCCCAAGCCCTGTTTAGGAGTCAGATGAAG GatgggcagggggaagaggatgaTGAGGATGGTGCCAGTGAGGCTGCCAGTTTGGAGGAACCCAAAGAAGAAGATCAGGGTGAGGGATATCTATCAGAGATGGATAACGAACCCCCCGTTAGCGAGAGCGATGATGGCTTCAGTGTCCATAATGCACCTTTACAGTCTCACACACTAGCTGACTCCAttcccagcagcccagcctcctCACAGTT ctcAGTGTGCAGTGAGGATCAGGAAGCAATACAGGCTCAGAAGATCTGGAAGAAAGCCATCATGCTAGTTTGGAGAGCAGCAGCTAATCACCG gtATGCTAATGTCTTCCTCCAGCCTGTAACTGATGATATAGCACCAGGCTACCACAGTATTGTGCAGAG GCCAATGGATTTATCTACCATCAAAAAGAACATTGAGAATGGGCTGATACGAACCACAGCTGAGTTCCAGCGTGATATTATGCTGATGTTTCAAAATGCAGTTATGTACAACAGCTCTGACCATGATGTGTACCACATGGCTGTGG
- the BRD8 gene encoding bromodomain-containing protein 8 isoform X3 yields the protein MAAGTGKHKLLSAGPTEPWSIREKLCLASSVMRSGDQNWVSVSRAIKPFAEPGRPPDWFSQKHCASQYSELLETTETPKRKRGEKGEVVETVEDVIVRKLTAERVEELKKIIKETQEKYRQLKKDVELIQAGHMDNRLEELCNEIMIKKKMEEEEAEVKRKATDAAYQARQAIKNPPRRLTGVMVRSPAGSTSPGGDYALGDLSQPAVDEASPGVTPGTLPSTPVASFIGIPDTPPGSAPLDAPMTPVTDDSPQKKMLGQKATPPPSPLLSELLKKGSLLPTSPRLVGENEMAVASGHMNSSGVLLEVGSVLPVLHSGEMQSAPGAVPASPAASGAPTLSRLLEAGPAQFTSPLASFSAVASEPPAKLLPTPVEPVSQATIVMMPTLSAPSVVPPAAAPESVATVSQPEACVSMEAVSDSHTVTVSMDSSEISMIIDSIKKECLGSGAGSAAGSSKDHCMDGKEDLDLAEKMDIAVSYTGEELDFDTVGNIIAIIEDKVDDHPEVLDAAVVEAALSSFCEDTDDPQTLPGPWEHSIRQEHEKQAQIPQVSVTVKQERLECEEPEAKGIRDLMGIGELGSEIKTEPAEQEQNPLGPEETIPVTARVTETPELRSQEIEEDQRATVTAGETSEIEIESAKGEDTVHNTVKTETPPDDDSSPPQVPNVSEDSSQADVQHKFELSESMKEEAQALFRSQMKDGQGEEDDEDGASEAASLEEPKEEDQGEGYLSEMDNEPPVSESDDGFSVHNAPLQSHTLADSIPSSPASSQFSVCSEDQEAIQAQKIWKKAIMLVWRAAANHRYANVFLQPVTDDIAPGYHSIVQRPMDLSTIKKNIENGLIRTTAEFQRDIMLMFQNAVMYNSSDHDVYHMAVEMQRDVLEQIQQFLATQLIMQTSESGISAKSLRGRDSTRKQDASEKDGGTRGRRCAIEADMKMKK from the exons ATGGCGGCGGGGACGGGCA AGCACAAGCTGCTGAGCGCCGGCCCTACGGAGCCGTGGTCCATTCGCGAGAAGCTCTGCCTGGCCTCGTCCGTCATGCGGAGCGGAGACCAGAACTG GGTCTCAGTCAGCAGAGCTATCAAACCTTTTGCAGAGCCGGGACGCCCACCTGACTGGTTTTCCCAAAAG cACTGTGCTTCTCAGTATTCGGAGCTCCTGGAGACTACAGAGACTCCTAA GAGAAAACGTGGTGAGAAGGGAGAAGTTGTGGAAACTGTGGAAGATGTTATTGTGCGGAAACTGACTGCAGAACGAGTTGAGGAgttgaagaaaattattaaagaaacGCAGGAAAAATACAG GCAACTCAAGAAGGATGTGGAGCTGATCCAGGCTGGACACATGGATAACAGACTGGAGGAGCTGTGCAATGAGATTATGAT aaagaaaaaaatggaggaggaggaggcagaagtcAAGAGGAAGGCTACAGATGCTGCTTATCAGG ctcGTCAGGCCATTAAGAATCCACCACGACGATTAACGGGTGTGATGGTTCGCTCCCCTGCAGGCTCAACCTCCCCAGGGGGAGACTATGCTCTGGGAGATCTGTCTCAGCCTGCTGTGGATGAGGCCAGTCCAGGG gtCACTCCAGGGACATTGCCCAGCACCCCAGTTGCCTCCTTCATTGGAATCCCTGACACCcctccaggctctgctcccctgGATGCCCCCATGACCCCAGTCACTGATGATTCACCCCAGAAAAAGATGCTAGGACAAAAAGCAACTCcgcctccttcccctctgctctcagaGCTGCTGAAGAAGGGCAGTCTCCTGCCCACAAGCCCCAGGCTG GTTGGTGAAAACGAAATGGCAGTGGCTTCTGGTCACATGAACAGCTCAGGAGTCCTGCTGGAGGTAGGAAGCGTCCTTCCAGTGCTGCACAGTGGGGAAATGCAGTCGGCACCTGGTGCTGTCCCTGCATCTCCTGCTGCCTCAG GTGCTCCTACGCTTTCCCGGCTTCTAGAAGCTGGTCCTGCACAGTTCACCTCACCTCTTGCTTCCTTCTCCGCTGTTGCCAGTGAACCTCCAGCTAAGCTCCTGCCAACCCCCGTAGAGCCTGTGTCCCAGGCAACCATTGTCATGATGCCCACGCTGTCAGCACCATCCGTtgtgccaccagctgcagctccagaaaGTGTAGCCACAG TGAGCCAGCCAGAAGCCTGTGTTTCCATGGAGGCAGTGTCCGATTCCCATACTGTGACAGTGTCCATGGACAGCAGTGAAATATCCATGATCATTGATTCCATCAAGAAAGAGTGCCTGGGTTCTGGGgctggcagcgctgcagggTCTTCCAAAGATCACTGCATGGATGGGAAAGAAGACCTGGATTTGGCTGAGAAAATGGATATCGCAGTGTCCTATACGGGGGAAGAGCTGGACTTCGATACTGTTGGAAATATTATAGCCATCATTGAGGATAAG GTAGATGACCACCCTGAAGTCCTGGATGCAGCAGTTGTTGAAGCTgctctgtcttctttctgcGAAGATACTGATGACCCTCAGACCCTGCCTGGCCCATGGGAACACTCAATTCGTCAGGAGCATGAGAAACAGGCCCAGATACCCCAAGTGTCTGTGACTGTAAAGCAGGAGAGACTGGAGTGTGAAGAACCAGAGGCAAAGGGAATTCGAGACCTAATGGGCATTGGTGAGCTGGGatcagaaataaagacagaacctgcagagcaggagcagaatCCGCTGGGCCCTGAGGAAACCATACCAGTAACTGCAAGGGTGACGGAAACACCAGAGCTCAGAAGTCAAGAGATAGAAGAGGATCAAAGAGCAACTGTAACAGCAGGAGAAACTTCTGAAATCGAGATAGAATCGGCCAAGGGAGAAGACACAGTGCACAATACAGTGAAGACAGAG aCCCCACCTGATGATGATTCATCCCCTCCACAAGTCCCAAATGTGAGTGAAGACTCCTCACAGGCTGATGTTCAGCACAAATTTGAGCTGTCAG AGTCAATGAAGGAGGAGGCCCAAGCCCTGTTTAGGAGTCAGATGAAG GatgggcagggggaagaggatgaTGAGGATGGTGCCAGTGAGGCTGCCAGTTTGGAGGAACCCAAAGAAGAAGATCAGGGTGAGGGATATCTATCAGAGATGGATAACGAACCCCCCGTTAGCGAGAGCGATGATGGCTTCAGTGTCCATAATGCACCTTTACAGTCTCACACACTAGCTGACTCCAttcccagcagcccagcctcctCACAGTT ctcAGTGTGCAGTGAGGATCAGGAAGCAATACAGGCTCAGAAGATCTGGAAGAAAGCCATCATGCTAGTTTGGAGAGCAGCAGCTAATCACCG gtATGCTAATGTCTTCCTCCAGCCTGTAACTGATGATATAGCACCAGGCTACCACAGTATTGTGCAGAG GCCAATGGATTTATCTACCATCAAAAAGAACATTGAGAATGGGCTGATACGAACCACAGCTGAGTTCCAGCGTGATATTATGCTGATGTTTCAAAATGCAGTTATGTACAACAGCTCTGACCATGATGTGTACCACATGGCTGTGG
- the BRD8 gene encoding bromodomain-containing protein 8 isoform X7 has product MAAGTGKHKLLSAGPTEPWSIREKLCLASSVMRSGDQNWVSVSRAIKPFAEPGRPPDWFSQKHCASQYSELLETTETPKRKRGEKGEVVETVEDVIVRKLTAERVEELKKIIKETQEKYRQLKKDVELIQAGHMDNRLEELCNEIMIKKKMEEEEAEVKRKATDAAYQARQAIKNPPRRLTGVMVRSPAGSTSPGGDYALGDLSQPAVDEASPGVGENEMAVASGHMNSSGVLLEVGSVLPVLHSGEMQSAPGAVPASPAASGAPTLSRLLEAGPAQFTSPLASFSAVASEPPAKLLPTPVEPVSQATIVMMPTLSAPSVVPPAAAPESVATVSQPEACVSMEAVSDSHTVTVSMDSSEISMIIDSIKKECLGSGAGSAAGSSKDHCMDGKEDLDLAEKMDIAVSYTGEELDFDTVGNIIAIIEDKVDDHPEVLDAAVVEAALSSFCEDTDDPQTLPGPWEHSIRQEHEKQAQIPQVSVTVKQERLECEEPEAKGIRDLMGIGELGSEIKTEPAEQEQNPLGPEETIPVTARVTETPELRSQEIEEDQRATVTAGETSEIEIESAKGEDTVHNTVKTETPPDDDSSPPQVPNVSEDSSQADVQHKFELSESMKEEAQALFRSQMKDGQGEEDDEDGASEAASLEEPKEEDQGEGYLSEMDNEPPVSESDDGFSVHNAPLQSHTLADSIPSSPASSQFSVCSEDQEAIQAQKIWKKAIMLVWRAAANHRYANVFLQPVTDDIAPGYHSIVQRPMDLSTIKKNIENGLIRTTAEFQRDIMLMFQNAVMYNSSDHDVYHMAVEMQRDVLEQIQQFLATQLIMQTSESGISAKSLRGRDSTRKQDASEKDSVPMGSPAFLLSLFDGGTRGRRCAIEADMKMKK; this is encoded by the exons ATGGCGGCGGGGACGGGCA AGCACAAGCTGCTGAGCGCCGGCCCTACGGAGCCGTGGTCCATTCGCGAGAAGCTCTGCCTGGCCTCGTCCGTCATGCGGAGCGGAGACCAGAACTG GGTCTCAGTCAGCAGAGCTATCAAACCTTTTGCAGAGCCGGGACGCCCACCTGACTGGTTTTCCCAAAAG cACTGTGCTTCTCAGTATTCGGAGCTCCTGGAGACTACAGAGACTCCTAA GAGAAAACGTGGTGAGAAGGGAGAAGTTGTGGAAACTGTGGAAGATGTTATTGTGCGGAAACTGACTGCAGAACGAGTTGAGGAgttgaagaaaattattaaagaaacGCAGGAAAAATACAG GCAACTCAAGAAGGATGTGGAGCTGATCCAGGCTGGACACATGGATAACAGACTGGAGGAGCTGTGCAATGAGATTATGAT aaagaaaaaaatggaggaggaggaggcagaagtcAAGAGGAAGGCTACAGATGCTGCTTATCAGG ctcGTCAGGCCATTAAGAATCCACCACGACGATTAACGGGTGTGATGGTTCGCTCCCCTGCAGGCTCAACCTCCCCAGGGGGAGACTATGCTCTGGGAGATCTGTCTCAGCCTGCTGTGGATGAGGCCAGTCCAGGG GTTGGTGAAAACGAAATGGCAGTGGCTTCTGGTCACATGAACAGCTCAGGAGTCCTGCTGGAGGTAGGAAGCGTCCTTCCAGTGCTGCACAGTGGGGAAATGCAGTCGGCACCTGGTGCTGTCCCTGCATCTCCTGCTGCCTCAG GTGCTCCTACGCTTTCCCGGCTTCTAGAAGCTGGTCCTGCACAGTTCACCTCACCTCTTGCTTCCTTCTCCGCTGTTGCCAGTGAACCTCCAGCTAAGCTCCTGCCAACCCCCGTAGAGCCTGTGTCCCAGGCAACCATTGTCATGATGCCCACGCTGTCAGCACCATCCGTtgtgccaccagctgcagctccagaaaGTGTAGCCACAG TGAGCCAGCCAGAAGCCTGTGTTTCCATGGAGGCAGTGTCCGATTCCCATACTGTGACAGTGTCCATGGACAGCAGTGAAATATCCATGATCATTGATTCCATCAAGAAAGAGTGCCTGGGTTCTGGGgctggcagcgctgcagggTCTTCCAAAGATCACTGCATGGATGGGAAAGAAGACCTGGATTTGGCTGAGAAAATGGATATCGCAGTGTCCTATACGGGGGAAGAGCTGGACTTCGATACTGTTGGAAATATTATAGCCATCATTGAGGATAAG GTAGATGACCACCCTGAAGTCCTGGATGCAGCAGTTGTTGAAGCTgctctgtcttctttctgcGAAGATACTGATGACCCTCAGACCCTGCCTGGCCCATGGGAACACTCAATTCGTCAGGAGCATGAGAAACAGGCCCAGATACCCCAAGTGTCTGTGACTGTAAAGCAGGAGAGACTGGAGTGTGAAGAACCAGAGGCAAAGGGAATTCGAGACCTAATGGGCATTGGTGAGCTGGGatcagaaataaagacagaacctgcagagcaggagcagaatCCGCTGGGCCCTGAGGAAACCATACCAGTAACTGCAAGGGTGACGGAAACACCAGAGCTCAGAAGTCAAGAGATAGAAGAGGATCAAAGAGCAACTGTAACAGCAGGAGAAACTTCTGAAATCGAGATAGAATCGGCCAAGGGAGAAGACACAGTGCACAATACAGTGAAGACAGAG aCCCCACCTGATGATGATTCATCCCCTCCACAAGTCCCAAATGTGAGTGAAGACTCCTCACAGGCTGATGTTCAGCACAAATTTGAGCTGTCAG AGTCAATGAAGGAGGAGGCCCAAGCCCTGTTTAGGAGTCAGATGAAG GatgggcagggggaagaggatgaTGAGGATGGTGCCAGTGAGGCTGCCAGTTTGGAGGAACCCAAAGAAGAAGATCAGGGTGAGGGATATCTATCAGAGATGGATAACGAACCCCCCGTTAGCGAGAGCGATGATGGCTTCAGTGTCCATAATGCACCTTTACAGTCTCACACACTAGCTGACTCCAttcccagcagcccagcctcctCACAGTT ctcAGTGTGCAGTGAGGATCAGGAAGCAATACAGGCTCAGAAGATCTGGAAGAAAGCCATCATGCTAGTTTGGAGAGCAGCAGCTAATCACCG gtATGCTAATGTCTTCCTCCAGCCTGTAACTGATGATATAGCACCAGGCTACCACAGTATTGTGCAGAG GCCAATGGATTTATCTACCATCAAAAAGAACATTGAGAATGGGCTGATACGAACCACAGCTGAGTTCCAGCGTGATATTATGCTGATGTTTCAAAATGCAGTTATGTACAACAGCTCTGACCATGATGTGTACCACATGGCTGTGG